One segment of Eschrichtius robustus isolate mEscRob2 chromosome 3, mEscRob2.pri, whole genome shotgun sequence DNA contains the following:
- the STMN1 gene encoding stathmin, translating into MASSDIQVKELEKRASGQAFELILSPRSKESVPEFPLSPPKKKDLSLEEIQKKLEAAEERRKSHEAEVLKQLAEKREHEKEVLQKAIEENNNFSKMAEEKLTHKMEANKENREAQMAAKLERLREKDKHIEEVRKNKESKDPADETEAD; encoded by the exons ATGGCTTCTTCTG ATATCCAGGTGAAGGAACTGGAGAAGCGTGCCTCAGGCCAGGCTTTTGAGCTGATTCTCAGCCCTCGATCAAAAGAATCTGTCCCAGAattccccctttcccctccaaAGAAGAAGGATCTTTCCCTGGAGGAAATTCAGAAGAAActagaagctgcagaagaaagacGCAAG tccCATGAAGCTGAGGTCTTGAAGCAGCTTGCTGAGAAACGAGAGCATGAGAAGGAAGTGCTTCAAAAAGCGATAGAGGAGAACAACAACTTCAGTAAAATGGCAGAAGAGAAGCTGACCCACAAAATGGAAGCCAACAAAGAGAACCGAGAGGCGCAAATGGCTGCCAAACTGGAGCGTTTGCGAGAGAAG GACAAGCACATTGAAGAAGTGCGGAAGAACAAAGAATCCAAAGATCCTGCTGATGAGACTGAAGCTGACTAA